The Anabas testudineus chromosome 5, fAnaTes1.2, whole genome shotgun sequence region TAATTTTGCGATATTTTCACAAGGCTTATTGTGTGCAACGCTCATTATACTCATTAAGAACTTTTTGTTCTTCCCCGTCTCCTCTATAGGAAAGTCTGATTAGAGAGCAGGCTCAGCAACATGATGAGACCTATTATCTCTGGGCACTCAGCTTTTTCATGGCTTTCAATCGTGGCAACGGGTTCCGGGCTGACTTGGTTTCTGAGACCATGTCCATCCGTAGTTTCCATTTTATTGAGCGCAACATCACCAACTACTATGAGATAATGCTTCTTGACCGGAAAGATACCACGTCCTGGTCCCGCAGGTAAGAAGACTCTTAATGTCAGGTTAATGGAAACAAGTCTATGAGTCTGACCCAGTCTGATATCATTTGTTCTTTCTAGGATGCACCTGGCTCTAAAAGCGTATCAAGAGCTGCTGTTAACTGTGAATGAAATGGACCGCTCACAGGACGAAAGCATCAAACAGAGTTCCAGTGTTATTAAAAGTAAGATGCTACTAGCTCTAGTGCAGATAGAATACACTTGTTAGCTAGACCGTTTATATTAAGcattatgttttatgtaaatgGCTTTACTACTAAATCAGTATCCACTTTCAATTATCACTTTAATTGTGACACATGGGGAAGGTTTTGAATGGCTCATCTGTTTTCCTTCAATGTCTAGGTAACATATTCTACCTGATGGAATACAGGGAGATTTTCTTGACTTTGCTGAGGAAGTATGATGAAACCAGACAGCCTCTCTCGTACCTCAAGGACTTGGTGGAGTCTACTCATCTCTTCTTGCGCATGTTGGAGCGATTCTGCAAAGGTCGCAACAACCTGATTGTTCAGGTACGTCTTTAGATTAAGTGTTCTGTGTGCCTAATTGCCGTCCCCGCTTAAAATGTAACATCATTCTCTGGtaactgcagaagaagaaggtgagACGGAAAAGGTCTAAAGGTGAAAAAAAGCCTTCAACTTCAGAACCTACTCCAGAAGTCCTGGCAGAGACCTGGAGGATTGTGGAGGAAGAGCTGAAGGGTACAGGGTTTCAGGTCGGTATGAAAATAAATCTCAGGGGGAGCAGAGAGCATATGTCCTCCTGTCATTATTTATTGTGATGTAGAAACAGATTGTCAAAGTACAATTTATGCAAAGATGATTTCTAAAGTTGAAACCTTTTAAAGTCAGTTCAACACCAATAAACAGTGTGAAAATGATCAAATCGTTTCTGTCTTCTGTGTGCAGTTGTCAGAGTCTTTAACTGAAAGCATTGTGCCATTCGATGCCACATCTGAAACTCCTCTTGAGGAGCAGCGGGTTGAGGCGATGGTGCGAGTGCAGGATGCCCTGCTGGCTCGGCTGGGACCAGAAGCACTGGGGTTTCTGCGTGCTGCCAGGTTGGTGAGACTGACATGCCATTATCAAATAAGCTTTAGATCACTTCGTTAATTTTACGCTTTGCAAAAGAATTTAACAAAAGTGCTGAGAGCTGCTGGTGACTTCTTAAAATGGCGTTTTGTCTGACTAACGTCTCAAAGTGGAAACCTTAACACTAAGTTTAAAATAGATAATAATTGCATACTGTATTTCTAGGTCTACACATTattacagattttctttttgtcatccTCAGGGAAGTTTGGCCGGATGGAGATGTGTTTGGTTCAGCTGATGTGGAGCCTGAAGAGGAATTGGAGCTCCTCAAGCAGATCCTGCATGCCAACCTGCCaagtaagttttttttaaaatgtcattagtGACCATTTGTATTAGGGCTACATCATGTTTGAATCATATTTTCAGTATGCATTTACTCAGTTAATAGATGTTTGGTTTATAAAACTGTCCACCTCAACAGTGTACAGAATATTGCAGCATCACCACAAGTTAtaactttaatttcttcttttagtTGTTGCACTTCTAATGTACTGCAACATGTATGTGCCATTCAAACCTTAACTTTGTCTTTCAGGGTCCACTCCTCCAGAGCCTGTGgtagaggatgatgatgatggagcaGAGTTTGAAGAGGAAGAGTTAGAGTCTGTCCAGGTTTCTGAAACGGAGTTCAAATTTCTAGACTTCATCAAGAGGTGATCACACGGTTCTAGTAACTTACTTGTGATGCTACTTTCAATAAAGTAGCCTGTCCTCACTTcatgataaataaaacctttgaCTCTGTTCTTGTGCCCCTGTGACTATAGGTTTGCCTGTTCTAGTATTGTGCGCCCATATATCCTTCTTTTGAAATCATACTCAAAAAACTCACCTCATACAAACCACTGCATCGCTCGAATGCTGCACCGCTTGGCTGTCGACCTCAAAATGGATGGTCTGCTTTTCCAGCTGtcagtcttcagtcttttcAATAAAATCCTGAGTGaccctgctgcagctgcttatAAGGTAGTGTAATAACCATTTAGGCCCTAATTTACTTTAGGTTTGTGTGTACTCAATGCAAACTTGATAACACCCACAAAAAATGGCACAAGTAAGGGTGTGCAAGTAAGATTGTGTCTTTGGAAAGACctcatgttaatgtgtttgggaaaaaaaaaaacattgtctaATAATCTGAAGACTGCACATGCATTTTAATTCTCTCTATTTGGGATCTTGATAAATCAGATTATTGTTTTCAAGCAAGCTTTTACTGTACATCGGACACAAGAGCTTACCTATCATACTCTCTTTCACAGGAACTAGTGACGTTTGCCAAGTATGTGCTGAACCGATTCTTTTCACTGGCAGCACAAAACGACAAGGCATATGTTGAACTGCTCTTCTGGAAAAATACGAGGGCTGTAAATGAGATGACAGAGGGCTACAGCAAAGAGGGGTTGgttctctttgttttgtatGTCGTTAacgtttgtgtctgtgttctaTTGTGTTCTGTTAAATTGACCATTGCATCTTActtttcaaaatatttcagaGAAAAGAAACCGACATGgactgaagaggaggaagaggagttgCGCAAACTCTATGAGGAGCACCACCAATCTGATGGTGAATTCTAGTTTGTTCTTTgcacatgttttgtgtttgttgtttcaaaTGTTACAAGATGAAGTTGCACACTGTGTACGTGTGCCTAAATTCTGTCACTGactgttgttcttgtttttagTGCCAGATATCGTGGAAACACTGCTGCCATTACTCAGCAGCACCCGCACTCGGCGCCAGGTGGTAGCACAGCTGGTGCATCTGGGCCTTGTGGACAATTCTAAGGAACTGAAGAAACAGAAGTACGTAGTCTTTACCGAATAACAGGCAACAAGTGGATCTGCAATCTACACtgcaatacttttttttttttttaaaggaaggGCACTCGGATTGTTCTTTGGACTGAGGAGCAGGAACACGAGCTGCAGATGCTGTTTGAGGAATACAAAGATTCTGATGGTACTGGACTTTTTCTGTAGTGCAGGAGAACATAAAGTGGTACAACAGTAGTGTAGTCAGCAGTACATCCTGGATTCATTGTTTGTATGGTGActgtcctcagtgaactgtattGTCTTGTCACAGATGTGCTGGGTAATATTCTGAAGAAGATCACAGCCAAGCGGTCCCGTGCACGTGTGGTGGACAAGCTGCTCAGTATGGGCCTGGTGTCTGAGAGGCGAGAACTTTATAAGAAGAGAAGTCGCAATGCTCAAGGGAAAAGTTCTGGCAAAGGAATGGTAATATTATTTAAGATCGTCAGTGGtgttttaaaagaaactgaCCATTTATAAACtgtggttttagtttgtttttttaatatatatatatataactacaacATTGTCTTTGCCACAGACTGAGGAAGAGTTCCTGGCAGAACTAACACAGGATTTCCCAGGTGAGTCTGTGGACagagatgatgaggaggatgagtctgaagagagtgaaggagaggaagaagaagcagagcaTGAAGGTGAAGAATCCCCAAATGGCATAAGAAGAAGCCAAAGTTTCCACTCTACAGCGGAGAGGAGACCTGACGTTGGCACTGTGGTAAACTCGCTACGACAGGAAGGTGAGACACACGGTGCTGTCTACTGcattttacttttcattaaaTAGAAATTAGAAGgtagtaaaatatttttgataCTTGACTATTTACAGTAAAGAATGACTTGCTTCACGTTGTTTTTCTAACAGGCCTGTCTGGACCCCTGCTGTGGCTACAGAATTGTCTTAATGTAACAGCACATCACCGTGAAGAAGATGGTAAGCACACTTTTGTTCGTGCTTGGGGAATTGTGAGtgagtaaattaaataattacatcATTTTGGTCCATCCCCTAGGTTTTTCCCAGCCTGTGCCACTGGTCCCTCTGACAGAGGCCAATGAAGAAGCTATGGACAACAAACACTTCAAGAAGCTTTTACGGAAACTGGGGTTACGAGCACCTGCGAATGAAcaggtgtgtttttcttctttttttgttttttgtgtaaatTTCACAACCAATATTTGttcaataatgtgttttttgtttgtttggttgagTTTGATGAGGAAAAATGAAGTCCAGTGTAGTTCATATTTTATGCATCAGTTAATCAAAGTTATTTTTCACTGGTAATCAGGAGACTTTCTGGAGAATCCCAGCAAAGATCAGCACATCCCAGCTTCGgagtgcagctgcagctcttagTCCCAGGGAGGATGAACCTAAAGGTGCAGAGGAGCAAGAGAGGAGTAGGAGCCCAACAGCAGAACCTCAGGAAGAGGAGGCGGTCTCGGGAGAACAGAGAGCTCAGGCTCTGAGGGCTCTGCTGCTCACACGCAAACGGAAACATCACAACAGCAAGCatacaggtacagtatgtgtgagaATAGGACATTATCATTGCTTTGTCGTGTAAAATAATACCAATTAATGTATGGCTTTCTTGGCTCTTTCATAGCAAAGTGGATATTTTTGATGTAAATATGCAGTTGGATGGCTAAAACCACTGGGATATGTTTTAGGTGTTTCTAAAGCATTTAAGAAGCAGCATTTAAATCTAATGGCTTAAATCTACTGCTTTTCATGATGGGTAACAGCTTAAGATGGCATTTGTTGTTTGCCTTTTAGCCCCTGTGTCTGATTTCAGCCCCACTGAGGATACAGACAGTACAACTGAGAGGTGAGGCATTGcctgatgtttttgttaaaccaAACCTCAATggagaaatgtctgtttttatatctttattctTAATCTGTTCACATCAGGTCCCAAGAGAAGACCACAACtaaaagaagcagaagcagattGTTGGacaatgatgatgacaatgGTATTTTCTTCTCATTGGTGTAAAGTAGTATCTTAATGTGTTGCTTTAATTGTTAATGTGAGGGCACCTGTAAAATTTAGGTTGGAAGTGAACCAGGTTTAGTTTGCCACACACTGTTCACACAATGCTGTCTTTACAGAGGATGACTCCACCATTGCAATGGAGGCGAATACCAACAGTGATGCAGATTCAGACAGGGAAGATATCTCTGCTCCTGTGAAGCGCAGACGGAAGATGGTCTTGATTGATGACGAGGAAGACGAGATTAACGACTCTGTTTAATGGACTGTAAAAACTGCAGACAGGGTAGACATACAAGTCTGTCATGTTGCTCAGAGGTGCTTGCATCCCTCTGGAGGGTCTGCTCTCTTAATGAACTACAAACAGCTCAAAAGAAGTAGGCACTTAGACGTGCCCCTGTGGATACGTAGAACCaattacacatttcattttgtgttcagTTTTGACCTGTGATTGACTGGCCTGTGTGTTCCCTGCCTCTCGCAGAATGTCAGCAAGATGCATCGTGGCATTGGTGCCTTCATAAGGTTATGATAAATGTGTTGTGCccatcttttgtttgttgttctttatttggTTCTTTTTCTACTaccattatcatcattatcatttccACCATGGATATCATACACTTTTGTTGGAGAAGGTTTTAACATCACACGGCTTTGTAACTCTCTAAATTCACCTTTGATAAAGTTGCTGCATGTATACTTTTGTACCTGTCAGACATTTTGAATGAAAAACGGTGttcactaataaataaaaaagtattgtTGTCGACATAGTGTCTCTCTATCTGTGTTTGTTGCACTGCATCATTTTAAACACTAGAGGGctcttaaatgttaaacattgACATTTGAAGATTGTCTGAGGTTGGGGAGTTTGTACATGTGGGTTTTCTCCCATGgcccaaagacatgcaggttagGCTAATTGGCAGGTGTGAGCATGAATGTTTGTCAGTTCTGACAGATTAGTGACCTGTGTAAGATGTATCTTGCCTCTCACAAAGTGTCAGCTGGGATCAGACCCAGAAACCCAGTAACTCCTGAGGGTAAGCAGGCACAGCTTTACATttagaatatgttttatatatatatgtttgttttgttttgttttttaagctgaATGTTTGTATTGTTCCTCTGCAGTGAGTTGGGGCAGAGTAAATAATGACATGAACACGCCTTACTTCACCACAGGGATCCTGTATCATGTGTACGCCTGCAGTCTCTGCCTCTTTCCACATGTCCCAGTTGTGTTGGAGGTGGTCTCTTGTCCTCACATCTGGTCCATATTAGTAACTTCCTGTCATAGCATCTGCTCTGTCCCCCATCCGTACAGAACCAGAGGCAGACCTGAAAATTCACAGATACTGCTGAGAACTAGGCATGTGAGCACAATGGTGGGTGGATGCAGTTCCTGGAGCTAAAAGGTTAAAGGTACTGTATATCACTTCCTCCATGAATTAACCCTAACCTGGCTTTgacattcaagattcaaaaaacttttttaatcccagagggaaatagttttgccttgttacagttgctttAAACacggacagaaagaaaaggaaccacaaccagaaaggatccacaccaacacaaatacagaataacatcaacacagaaaactgtATATGTAGAGAATATGTAAGATTGATGAAAATAGGTTAATAATTATGGACCCGGGTGGAATGACAGAGGTTATATGACAGGAAATGGTAATTTCCCCATCCCCTTttagaggggggaggaattgtaaagattcatggccacaggtagaaaggatctcctgcggcgctctgtggagcacagagctcctcctctgtccagccagctCACcgtgcagtgggtgggagggattgttcAGAATTAAGAGGAGTTTgggagtttggacagcatcctcctctcagctacaacatgtagaggatCCAGCTCCACCCCAAGAACcgagccagccctcctgatcagtttgttcagcctgttagtgtcggccaccttcatgttgccgccccagcagaccacaacatagaagatgacaccggaaccacagactcataaaacatccgcagcatggtgctgcagacgctGAAGGACCTGAGTgtcctcagaaagtacatctggctctgagcctttttctacagtgctgatgagttcttagtccagcccagtttattgtccaagtacactcccaggtatttgtactcagacaTGATGTGTTAAACACAGAGGGATGATTCATTGTTTTGCAACTCAGTCAAAAGCCAAAGGCTGGAAACAGTTTGTGTATGAGTAACAGATGCTTTATGCAGTCATTACACTGTTGAAGTAAATGGAAACCATACTCGTCTTAATCAAATCAAAACGTTCATTTAAAAATCTCACAAAGGAGCAGATGTCACCCTCGATTGTTTCTTATATTTACTTCTAACTAACTGTTCAAACACAATATTCAGATAAAAACTTCAAGGTTTTTACTTGAAAAatgtccatttttaaaatagttttctttgACATGATCTATAtcaggaaacactgaaaacatagATGCAtgattttctattttccatCTAGTCTGTGTTGGCTAAGATGAGAAACTCCTCTCACCATAACCTCCTTAAATAGGTTTTTATGTTGGAAAGAATGGATGTGAAGAGAAACCTACACCTCACAGAGTCTCAGTAATTGTTACGTCCTGTCAGGGATACTTCTGCTGTGGGATACCTCAGGGGCACAGTCTGATACTTAAGAAGGTTCTCAGGGAAGTATACTTGTCTATCCAGTTGTGAGGGGTAGAAAAATCCTTAGTTTGTTGCATCATCTATTCTTCTTAAACCCCATTTACATTGGAACTAAGCCTTATGTTGAGACATGTTGTAGACTTGACTTCACTGCTATCTGAGCAATGtatgcagtttattttattatcagcaGCACAGCCAAACACCTGTCTATTGCTAAATCTTTCTGGAAATTAAGACGATGTGTCAGTGAAATATGAAGTTAGTGTGACACTTCAAGGCCCCAAACTGTTGACGCTACAAGTCATGCCAAAGATATAATAATGTACAGTCTTTCTGATTTGCTCAGACAAGTCTTAATGTGACTAAACAGATCATAAAATCATATCCATATGTTAATGTGAACACCCTGAAAGGGGTAAACAACACTCCCACGTGGGTGTAGCTGTGAGCTGTTGTGGCCAAACACTCTATGGTGGtgcttataaataaataagacctTGTCCGTGACACACACCGCTTACAGCCACCACCTCCTCCTTATCCGGGAGACCCTGCGAAGAGAAATGAAGTGCTCCTACAGTCTCAGCGCTCACAGCTGTAACTCATTCCCTTTGAATGTACCAACACAATCCACAGGGTCTTGCGTCACTAGTTGCTGCTCTCTGAACCAAGTGAATTCCCAGTTACCTTCAGTGTGTAACTaagaatataaaaatgaaaatatatgtcCAAACACTGTTAGGGAGCTATAGTTATTACAGTGATAAATGTTAATAAGCCATTTCTAACCTGTTCTCACTTTCTGATAAGCAGATAAAATGTTAATGAGTTCAATACAATCAgttgtaattatgttttaattgtcTGCCCTGTGTTTAGCCAGGAATCCCTGGAAAGGTGTTGATTGGATTATCCTcacaaaatgaaattgaattaagTCTAACTCTGTATTtacaaaagtaaagaaatagGGGCTGAAGAGAGTGGTCCTGTTAAAGCTGACACTTTATCTAATCcttcaaatgaaaagaaaaacagccgTAGTTTGCTTGTGTGGGCCTTAATTAACTTTAGTctatgctgtgttttcatttagtatATTGTTGGAAGAGCTGGAAAACCATTACTGACAAAAATATACTTTACTTCGGGGCCTCTTTGAGCACTCAGCCACTGCCCTATGAATGTGAAGACAGCTTCCAAGTCCGTATAAAGTCCTGACATCCTGTGCTATAATATTTAACAGGCCTTAGTCTGTGGTGGTTTTATTCCCATTTCACGAACATGTTCCACAGGAGAACAAAATACATCAGAAGGTCCTAAAACTAGAGTTTGACAGCTTACCCCTACAAGACAAGCACAGGTCATTAGCTGAGAGGCCCACCTTAGTTGATTGTGATGCAAATGACTTGGCACCTTAGCAACTAATCAAATTGCCAAAGCCAGTGGAGATGGGTGAACCCCCCCCCAGGATCAGGGGACAGTGAGATTTTGCTATGATGACAAATTTCTGCAAAAGTGGTGCAAAAAGTAATTTGTGAATAATCAAACTCTGTAGACAAAAGTATGTGTACCCTAAACCTCTGGGGACCCCTGGGGCCCCTGGGTCCAGCTCATGTAGATGGGGCCTCATGTGTAGCTGCGCCCCCACagccctctctccctccctccctgcgcCCGGCCCCTCCAACGGTCCAAACGGACGCAGGACGGACACAGAGAGGGGACTACCtctgagggagggagggagggaggcagtgaggagtgggggggggggactttTCCTCCTTTGTTTTAAAGTGGCATTAACTTCAGCGGGGAGAAAGGAAGAGGGGAGGATCGTTGGGACGTGGAGCGGACCAGTGTGGACGCGGCTGAGGCGGAATGGAAACGTCCCTCTCAGCTGTGCTCGGACGTTTTGCATGAGGCAGGGGTCGAGGCGAGACGATGGTGTCGGTTTAGGAACAGTGCAGCCAGAAAGAGCCTGGGGACAAGTTGGGAGAAAACCGGTTTCCCCAGCTTTCCTGCCGCCGTTTGCGCGTCTGGGAACGCAGGCGCGTTGACAGGGATCGTCGGGGAGAAGTGAAGGGTAGAGCTCCCAGACTCATCGGTAAGTGTTCAACTCACTTTAACTAACTTTAACTAACTTTAACCAGAGCAGGACTCTTATcttttatagtgtgtgtgtgtgtgtgtgtgtgtgtgtgtgtgtgtgtgtgtgtgtgtgtgtgtgtgtgtggatcccTGTGCCACTCTTCCTTTTGGCCGCATGTTTGTTGCTCTCAGGATATTTGAATGGAGTTAAATCCAGTCTGTCCATATGAACAAGAGCCACGTACTTCATTATCGATTATGATTGATTACAGTTGAGCAATTCAAGCCCTCATCCAGACTGATCAGTGCCAAACTCTACAGCTGGAAATGTTTGGAATAACACGTAGCTCTCCAGGCTGCTCCCctttcaaaaaccttttttacaCCAGAGGGAGATAATGCAACTTGTGATTGAGCCTTTAAGGACAAAGACATAGTGATTCAGGATAATTAAAGCTCCAGTAAGTAAGCTGTATCAAAAATAATCAACTCCtatgatgtgttttctttaaattcagacatttgtgttctcaAATCCACAGGTTGTTTAGCGAACACTGGACGTGCACTTGGAGAAACagactttctgttttcttattcttttatatttacatCTTCTCTCTATACAAACTATACAGAAGCGTTCCTCGTCCTGTACGACCAACATTTAATGTCTCTCTCCCGTCATAGCGTGCAAAAAGCCTTGGCCCTGTGGTTCTGTCGTGTGATCCAGTGTGGGAGCTCTGCCTGGTTTTTTGGGCTGTGTGAGGACAGCCTGTCTTTACTGGGGAGTGCAGTCTGTAGTTACACCGCCTCAATGCAACCCCCCCCATCTACTTGACCTACTCTGTCAGCCTGCACCAGATGGTTATGCCCCTTtgaaaaagcagagaggaagcCCTTCCCTGCTTTGGGGAAAAAGAGAAGGCAGGAAAGGAGGCATGAAGAGCAGGGCTTGATGAAAGTTACACTGCACATGTTGTTGGGAACGCTTCCTTTTCATTAGCACAGTTGTCTTTGCTATTAGAATATGCACCATAACACGATGCTGACATCTCTTATCTCCAACCGTTAATACGACATTTGAGACAAACTTTACTGAAGTGACTGTTTGCGCAGTAAGAGCAGCTGCCCCGCacagcaaaaaagaaattccCATTTTATGAGTGCATGCTTTAATTTGACGTTTGGATAATTATTGTGTGTGGATATGCTTTCTTCTTTAAACACAAGacgtttttttcccccctcaatACAGCAGAGTCATGGACTAGACTAAGGTTTATTCTTCTAAGTAAGGTATTGTCTGGCCGGCCTGTTTTATATCAACAGATGTCGACTCTGCTTAACTCTTTTGAATAGgagtacaaataaaatacacaacccctttttttttagttaacaTGATAAATATCTTGGGCTAAAGCTGAATTACGTTGATCCAGCTGAAAATGAACTTCACGACTAAAACAAAATTTAGTCATATTTAGTGTTTTACCGTGTATATTCACGAGTAATAGGAATATTAACAGTAATGACAGAATCATGTAGGCCAAGACGCTGATTCAGCAGTGGGAAAATCAGTTGCACAATGACACATCGCAGTATTTGGATGACTTTATCTCACGTCTTCACTATTGGTGGGTTAGCAGCTGCGAGGGGCCTCCTGTGTCTGTCCATTAGCACTACACGTGGACTAATCTGTAAACTGATAAGTATATGACTCTAAGCTTGGCTTATCAATAAGAGCAGTGTTAAAGAAAAGCTGTATTTTATAATATGTACAAGACTCATTTGTGTAGTTTGATAAGGAGACTTCTGTGATCTGCACCTGTGCCTCATGTGTGCATTCGTCTGATAGATAC contains the following coding sequences:
- the timeless gene encoding protein timeless homolog; the protein is MNCEILATCSALGYLEGDTYHKEADCLDSVKDLIRYLRHEDDSRDVRQQLGAGQILQNDLLHIVIQHGQDRALFDACIRLMVNLTQPAMLCFGKVPDDPVFRHHFLEVTSHLQAYKEAFASERVFGILSETLYNLLQLDWEQRQEEDNLLIERILLLVRNVLHVPADPCEEKKVDDDASVHDRLLWAIHMSGFDDLVKFLASAQSEQQWSMHVLEIISLMFRDQTPESLVSAGHARSTEEKQRDSEELESLRQKEHAEKRSRTFQRGTRHSRFGGSYVVKGLKSIGDKDVIYHRTLYNFKNYTHDVGKAVRRVPKRNRQALECRDKRRSALNVRLFLREFCVDFLENCYNHLMHIVKESLIREQAQQHDETYYLWALSFFMAFNRGNGFRADLVSETMSIRSFHFIERNITNYYEIMLLDRKDTTSWSRRMHLALKAYQELLLTVNEMDRSQDESIKQSSSVIKSNIFYLMEYREIFLTLLRKYDETRQPLSYLKDLVESTHLFLRMLERFCKGRNNLIVQKKKVRRKRSKGEKKPSTSEPTPEVLAETWRIVEEELKGTGFQLSESLTESIVPFDATSETPLEEQRVEAMVRVQDALLARLGPEALGFLRAAREVWPDGDVFGSADVEPEEELELLKQILHANLPRSTPPEPVVEDDDDGAEFEEEELESVQVSETEFKFLDFIKRFACSSIVRPYILLLKSYSKNSPHTNHCIARMLHRLAVDLKMDGLLFQLSVFSLFNKILSDPAAAAYKELVTFAKYVLNRFFSLAAQNDKAYVELLFWKNTRAVNEMTEGYSKEGEKKPTWTEEEEEELRKLYEEHHQSDVPDIVETLLPLLSSTRTRRQVVAQLVHLGLVDNSKELKKQKKGTRIVLWTEEQEHELQMLFEEYKDSDDVLGNILKKITAKRSRARVVDKLLSMGLVSERRELYKKRSRNAQGKSSGKGMTEEEFLAELTQDFPGESVDRDDEEDESEESEGEEEEAEHEGEESPNGIRRSQSFHSTAERRPDVGTVVNSLRQEGLSGPLLWLQNCLNVTAHHREEDGFSQPVPLVPLTEANEEAMDNKHFKKLLRKLGLRAPANEQETFWRIPAKISTSQLRSAAAALSPREDEPKGAEEQERSRSPTAEPQEEEAVSGEQRAQALRALLLTRKRKHHNSKHTAPVSDFSPTEDTDSTTERSQEKTTTKRSRSRLLDNDDDNEDDSTIAMEANTNSDADSDREDISAPVKRRRKMVLIDDEEDEINDSV